A window of the Bacillota bacterium genome harbors these coding sequences:
- a CDS encoding Rieske (2Fe-2S) protein, whose protein sequence is MERWESVGAADEYPLNERRKLTLHGYEIVLFHLPSGFYAVTSTCPHAGGPLEEAKVVGEHEIQCPWHRYRYDLRDGHSTNQPIYRARVYPVREEGGQLYVGLPG, encoded by the coding sequence ATGGAACGCTGGGAGTCGGTCGGAGCAGCGGACGAATACCCCCTGAACGAGCGCAGGAAGCTGACCCTTCACGGCTACGAGATCGTCCTCTTCCACCTGCCCTCCGGCTTCTACGCCGTCACCAGCACCTGCCCGCACGCCGGCGGGCCGCTGGAGGAGGCGAAGGTGGTGGGCGAACACGAGATCCAGTGCCCCTGGCACCGCTACCGCTACGACTTGCGAGACGGCCACTCCACCAACCAGCCCATCTACCGGGCGCGGGTCTACCCGGTGCGGGAGGAGGGCGGCCAGCTCTACGTCGGCCTGCCGGGCTAG